A part of Aegilops tauschii subsp. strangulata cultivar AL8/78 chromosome 2, Aet v6.0, whole genome shotgun sequence genomic DNA contains:
- the LOC109786671 gene encoding uncharacterized protein, with the protein MACGIANPPPTPLAPLSLWPLSLPRQIHLAPHLTRRPPREHAAVRPRPLHRPRPTSSAPLPTCALALPLALSDLSSPPEPGKPRRRRPVSSHPPPDHRRRSHPQAEGGRCFPAVAAEQGRVCHLVGAAHRVLAAGKVLVRVAADPGGDCTGSAIAKEPHSTGSTSSSSSGRQRLPQLRPPQLWSPLHLCLLLRLPEMPSYVVYKGKVPGVYDDWEECRR; encoded by the exons ATGGC GTGCGGCATTGCTAACCCTCCCCCCACTCCACTTGCTCCCCTCTCCCTctggcctctctccctccctcgccagatccaccTCGCCCCACACCTAACCCGACGACCCCCGCGGGAGCACGCCGCCGTCCGCCCGCGCCCGCTCCACCGCCCCCGCCCTACCTCCTCGGCCCCCCTCCCCACTTGCGCCCTCGCGCTTCCCCTTGCCCTCTCCGACCTCTCCTCTCCCCCAGAGCCCGGAaagcctcgccgccgtcgccccgtcTCCTCCCACCCGCCGCCAGACCACCGCCGCCGCAGCCATCCCCAAG CTGAAGGAGGACGGTGCTTTCCTGCCGTGGCTGCGGAGCAAGGCCGGGTCTGCCATCTCGTCGGCGCTGCGCATCGGGTCCTCGCCGCTGGGAAG GTCCTTGTTCGCGTCGCAGCTGATCCAGGAGGGGACTGCACCGGATCCGCCATCGCCAAGGAGCCACACAGCACCGGATCcacctcgtcttcttcctcgggtcgccagcgtcttcctcaactccggccaccACAACTCTGGTCTCCGCTCCACCTCTGCTTGCTGCTGCGCCTCCCCG agatgccgtcgtatgtcgtgtacaagggtaaggttcccggagtctacgacgactgggaggagtgtcggagatag